TGGCGTTTAAAATTGTAAAGTCTGTGCCTGCATATGTACAAGGTAATTTTACAATGTAATTCAATATTTCTTTCCTGCCAACAAATTCATTTTATAAGCAATCAAAGTATGCCCTATATTTTTTCTGTCTCGTCATTTCTGTAGCTTCCACCGTAAGCTCTGTTTCGCCAAACAACATACTGACGTTAACAACAACATTGTCGTCCGTACTGCCCGGAAGGTCAACTACTATATTTCCTAGGTACTCTGTGCCGTACTCATCAACGTATTTTGGATTTGGATTGGTGGATATATACAAATTAATTGTCATCTTTTGCTGATTCGGCCAAAGCGTAGAGAGTTCCCAAGACCGCGCGTCACCAATTCTGACGGCCTCTCCACAAGCgataaatttcatgaatatatcaCGACAGCGGTGTGTTGAACCGACAATTACGCGTCGGTTTTCAGGATGGATAGAAGGATCGTATAATGGTGATATACTTAGGCCGTATGAATATTTAGAAACGCGCGAGGACACTGCCAAAGGTCGGTGACCATAGAGGACGGCACCTTTGAGAACGGCCGAGGAAGATTCCTCCGGAATGATTATTTGTACGCCCGGAAATGTCTTCCTAAGGCGATTTTGCAATAGATCACACTCCGACAGTCCGCCGACCAACAGGAAGACATCTGTTCCTTTGACTTCCTCGTGATTTAGCAAACTACTAATGTGACTGACAATCATGTCATTGCAAGGTTTAAATAAGCTTTTAAAGATATCCGCCTGTATTCTGAATTTACCGTACACCCATTGAATTTTGCCATTATAAACTGACTCTTCAATGGCTGCCTTTTCCGTCTTCTTAGTTGATTGTCGGTATACCTCTGCAAGAGAAGGTGGAATTCTTATTGTTACTTTCATAATGTATCGCTCAGTAACATGGCGTTTACCCATTTCGAATTCACGAAGTAAATCAATATAATCGCATTGGTATTCCTTTTGGAACAGTAGAAATATATCTTTCCCAACAATCTTCTCTATCATGTGAATAAATTCATCATCTATTTTTGTCGAACCAGCTGTACTGCCACTGGCTTTGCAAACTTCTTTTAATCTGCCATCACTCTGTTTTTCGTGTACAGTTACATCCATAGTGCCACCTGTACAAAAATACACACATATGCATCTTAAGCTACTTTTGTGTTTCTTCCTAATCAAAACCACAACTACAGTAAATAACGTGTTTATTACGAACACGCTTTTGAACAGATATTACCCAAtacgagaaaaaatattttctagagGTTGTTCCTACCCAGAAAAGCTAAGGGGAATAACTCTGAaatgaccaataaactgaagctaaCAAGAAACATTGGTCTAAAGTGAGGGAACTTTTCCTAACAACTACAAAACTTGACCTACTTTTGTTTTAAACTCTTTGTATTCGATGTACAATATGTACATTTTCTTATTGCATACActgacaaatattttataagttgtgCTTAGGCCCTgctagaaagtttagtagtgcttcaaaacagaataaaataatacataaatctTTCCGGAAAATTTTACGATATTAAGAAACGTTACTTCAGATATTTAAGTTTTCGCTTTTAGCTAAAGTTATTTTGTGTTCTCAACGATGACAacttggtttacacaaaatttgatataatattattaaaatgtaaaatatacatcCAACAATGAGAATTTACTGTATATAAGAAGTTAAACTGGTATGTGTAACGACATAGGTACACTGTTTTATATTCATCATTTcctttaatcattttaaaagtgTTTCTTACACTTttactcattttgaagcatataactGACTGTTTAGGAGTGCATTGCTGCCAATAGTGTAACACAAAAAGTAactgtcatcaaatgtaattacAACTTTGTAAGGAAGTGATCGGTAACATTGACTCTCTGCAATTTCCTTGTAATTATGTATATGCAAGCAATTCGACATTCTCTGGACGTAACTGTAGCTTAACATGATCATTGCTTTCTATAAAATAACcgaaaaatgctgaaaaagcatatggagaatACATAATTTGACGATTTTTGTTTCATGTACCATCTCTACATTTTCTGTTTATCTTCTCACATAGTGGCGCATACAAAGGAATCAATTCATACGCCGCTATCTCACCATTTGATATTATTTTGCCGACAGTGAAATTAATTCCACAGTAGTTTGTTTATGACTTCTGAACCTTACCTTTGGAAAAGCTTATTTTGAGCGATAGATTTTTTGACTACCTATAAAGTAATAACCAGTACCTAAGCGGCTTACTACATGTTTTTTAAACTCATTAAGTATGATGAATAATAAAATCTAGCACACTTACCCCCTAAATCAATGACTAGATATTTTTTTCCTGAAGAAATTGGTTCGAACTTCTTCTCATCTCCCTCTTTTAAATTGCAAAAAGGGACTGTCTGACAGTAAATG
This genomic window from Mercenaria mercenaria strain notata unplaced genomic scaffold, MADL_Memer_1 contig_2024, whole genome shotgun sequence contains:
- the LOC128552090 gene encoding heat shock 70 kDa protein 12A-like is translated as VYRSTELEAANGNKMNAKEVFAAVIKYLKDHLIDSLKVRATPVGKDDIHWILTVPAIWTDPAKQFMREAAYMAGIKGENLSIALEPEAASIYCQTVPFCNLKEGDEKKFEPISSGKKYLVIDLGGGTMDVTVHEKQSDGRLKEVCKASGSTAGSTKIDDEFIHMIEKIVGKDIFLLFQKEYQCDYIDLLREFEMGKRHVTERYIMKVTIRIPPSLAEVYRQSTKKTEKAAIEESVYNGKIQWVYGKFRIQADIFKSLFKPCNDMIVSHISSLLNHEEVKGTDVFLLVGGLSECDLLQNRLRKTFPGVQIIIPEESSSAVLKGAVLYGHRPLAVSSRVSKYSYGLSISPLYDPSIHPENRRVIVGSTHRCRDIFMKFIACGEAVRIGDARSWELSTLWPNQQKMTINLYISTNPNPKYVDEYGTEYLGNIVVDLPGSTDDNVVVNVSMLFGETELTVEATEMTRQKKYRAYFDCL